A single region of the Pseudomonas marginalis genome encodes:
- a CDS encoding alkene reductase translates to MTDQNLFTAYTLGSLTLANRIVLAPLTRNRAGTGLVPSEFAPTYYSQRASAGLLITEATQISAQAQGYQDTPGLYTQAQIDGWRRVTEAVHAKGGKIFVQLWHVGRVSHVDLQPGGAAPVAPSAIRAQTKTFVNNGFADVSEPRALELDELPGIVNDFRQAAANAIAAGFDGVELHGANGYLLDQFIKDGANQRTDAYGGSIENRARLLLEVTAAVVAEIGADRTGIRLSPVSPANGVSSSEPQAQFDYIVDQLNALDIVYLHVVEGATGGPRDVAPFDFDALRQRFQNTYIANNGYDQNLANSRLAQDKADLIAFGRPFIGNPDLVERLKAGAPLSAFDPTTLYGGGATGYIDYPTLAESSAATN, encoded by the coding sequence ATGACCGATCAAAATCTGTTTACTGCCTATACCCTTGGCTCACTGACCCTCGCCAACCGCATCGTGCTCGCGCCCCTGACGCGCAATCGCGCCGGCACTGGACTGGTGCCCAGCGAGTTCGCCCCCACTTACTACAGCCAGCGCGCTTCGGCCGGACTGCTGATCACCGAGGCCACCCAGATTTCGGCGCAGGCGCAGGGTTACCAAGACACACCCGGTCTTTACACCCAGGCGCAGATCGACGGCTGGCGCCGGGTTACCGAAGCGGTGCATGCCAAGGGCGGCAAGATTTTTGTGCAGCTGTGGCACGTTGGCCGGGTTTCCCATGTGGACCTGCAACCGGGCGGTGCCGCCCCAGTAGCGCCGTCGGCCATCCGTGCCCAGACCAAGACCTTCGTCAATAACGGCTTTGCCGACGTGTCCGAGCCACGCGCACTCGAACTCGACGAACTGCCAGGCATCGTCAACGATTTCCGCCAAGCGGCAGCAAACGCCATTGCGGCCGGCTTCGACGGCGTGGAACTCCACGGTGCAAACGGCTATTTACTCGATCAATTCATCAAGGACGGCGCCAACCAGCGTACCGATGCCTACGGCGGTTCGATCGAAAATCGTGCGCGCCTGTTGCTGGAAGTGACCGCTGCAGTGGTCGCCGAGATTGGCGCGGACCGCACGGGCATTCGCCTGTCGCCGGTCTCGCCCGCCAATGGTGTGTCGAGCAGTGAGCCGCAGGCTCAGTTCGATTACATCGTCGACCAACTCAATGCGCTCGACATCGTTTACCTGCACGTCGTCGAAGGCGCGACCGGTGGGCCACGCGACGTGGCGCCGTTTGATTTCGACGCGTTGCGCCAGCGCTTCCAGAACACCTACATCGCCAACAATGGCTACGACCAAAACCTGGCCAACTCGCGGCTTGCGCAGGACAAGGCTGACCTCATCGCCTTTGGCCGCCCGTTTATCGGCAACCCGGATCTGGTGGAGCGGCTCAAGGCCGGTGCGCCGCTGTCCGCCTTCGACCCCACCACCCTCTACGGCGGCGGTGCGACGGGCTACATCGACTACCCGACACTGGCCGAATCAAGCGCTGCCACCAACTAG
- a CDS encoding aldo/keto reductase, whose product MKYTSFGKTGLQVSQVALGTGNFGTGWGYGADPDASKAVFNAYAEAGGNFIDSADVYQFGQSEELLGTLLEGRREDFVLATKFSSGAVQNANRLVTGNSRKAMVASVEASLKRLKTDRIDIYWAHHPDGTTPLEEIVRGFEDLARAGKILYAGLSNFPAWRLARAVTLAELSHAVPIAAAQFEHSLVHREPEADLFKASHALGLGIVTWSPLGGGMLTGKYRQGEKGRAEGFAGRVFQPENSAQRTQTLDAVVAIAGEHGVSPGQVAIAWAGTHGAVPIIGPRSLGQLTDNLGALTLQLSAEQIGRLDSVSDLAPSAVARVPVAWADGAPERVVA is encoded by the coding sequence ATGAAGTACACATCATTTGGAAAGACCGGTTTGCAGGTTTCACAGGTGGCGCTCGGCACGGGCAACTTCGGCACAGGCTGGGGTTATGGCGCCGATCCCGACGCCAGCAAAGCTGTGTTCAACGCTTATGCCGAAGCTGGCGGCAACTTCATCGATTCGGCTGACGTCTACCAATTCGGGCAATCCGAAGAACTGCTCGGTACATTGCTGGAAGGGCGGCGTGAGGATTTTGTGCTCGCCACCAAGTTCAGCAGTGGCGCAGTGCAGAATGCGAACCGACTGGTCACCGGCAACAGCCGTAAGGCCATGGTGGCTTCCGTGGAGGCAAGCCTGAAACGGCTCAAAACCGATCGGATTGATATTTACTGGGCGCATCACCCGGATGGCACCACGCCCCTTGAGGAAATCGTCCGAGGCTTCGAGGACCTGGCGCGTGCCGGCAAGATCCTGTACGCGGGCCTGTCGAACTTCCCCGCCTGGCGCCTCGCCCGTGCGGTCACGTTGGCCGAACTGTCCCATGCCGTTCCGATTGCGGCTGCACAATTCGAACATAGCTTGGTGCATCGCGAGCCCGAGGCCGATTTGTTCAAGGCATCGCATGCGCTCGGTCTCGGCATCGTGACGTGGTCGCCCCTGGGGGGCGGTATGTTGACCGGAAAGTACCGGCAAGGTGAAAAGGGGCGTGCTGAAGGGTTCGCAGGGCGTGTGTTCCAGCCGGAGAACTCGGCACAGCGCACGCAGACGCTGGACGCGGTAGTCGCTATAGCGGGTGAACACGGCGTCAGCCCGGGCCAGGTTGCCATTGCTTGGGCAGGCACGCATGGTGCGGTTCCCATTATCGGCCCGCGCTCACTTGGCCAACTTACCGATAACCTTGGAGCGCTGACACTGCAGCTCTCTGCGGAGCAAATTGGTCGACTTGATAGCGTGAGTGACCTGGCGCCGTCGGCAGTAGCCAGGGTACCTGTTGCTTGGGCTGACGGCGCTCCAGAGCGTGTCGTTGCCTGA
- a CDS encoding ABC transporter substrate-binding protein encodes MVTIVRRSHAFAGLLLAGLLGWALPSTAAEPQAPRSTVTDLLGRQVKVHLPVRRVILGEGRQLYLVAALDTQNPIERIVGWRKDLIQSDPDTYGAYLRKFPAIAKIPTFGGFEDGTFDIEQAISQRPDVIILNIEAQHATEDARYIEKLDALGIPVVYVDFRNHPMQNTEPTMRLFGQLFGKEARAEAFIDFRNQQIRRVTDVITAQHPSRPSVFIERIGGYTDDCCLSFGNENFGLFVDMAGGNNIARGVIPTTFGQLNPEQVIVANPEQVVVTSANWEAFAPGGHWVGVGPGADMAQARRKLAWYTQRPAYAGIKAQDDQAFHAIWHQFYNSPYQFVAIQQLAKWFHPTLFTDLDPEASFRELHERFLPVPYEPGYFVSLKP; translated from the coding sequence ATGGTTACCATTGTTCGACGCAGCCACGCCTTCGCCGGGCTGCTGCTTGCGGGTTTGTTGGGATGGGCTCTGCCGTCGACGGCCGCCGAGCCGCAGGCACCACGCAGCACCGTCACCGATTTGCTCGGGCGCCAGGTCAAGGTGCACCTGCCGGTCCGGCGGGTGATTCTCGGGGAAGGCCGTCAGTTGTACCTGGTTGCCGCGCTGGATACGCAAAACCCCATCGAGCGAATCGTCGGCTGGCGCAAGGACCTGATCCAGTCCGACCCGGACACCTATGGCGCTTACCTGCGTAAATTTCCCGCCATCGCCAAAATCCCCACCTTTGGCGGCTTTGAAGACGGCACCTTCGATATCGAGCAGGCCATCTCCCAGCGCCCGGACGTGATCATCCTCAATATCGAGGCCCAGCACGCGACCGAGGACGCCCGCTATATCGAAAAGCTCGATGCCCTGGGGATTCCAGTGGTGTACGTCGACTTTCGCAACCACCCGATGCAGAACACCGAACCGACCATGCGCCTGTTCGGCCAGTTGTTCGGCAAAGAGGCGCGTGCCGAAGCGTTTATCGACTTTCGCAACCAGCAGATCCGCCGCGTCACCGACGTGATCACCGCGCAACACCCTTCGCGCCCCAGCGTGTTCATCGAGCGTATCGGTGGCTACACCGACGATTGCTGCCTGAGTTTCGGCAATGAAAACTTCGGTCTGTTCGTCGATATGGCGGGGGGCAATAACATCGCCAGAGGCGTTATTCCCACCACCTTTGGCCAGCTGAATCCCGAGCAAGTGATCGTCGCCAACCCGGAACAGGTGGTGGTCACCAGTGCCAACTGGGAAGCCTTTGCCCCCGGTGGCCACTGGGTCGGGGTGGGGCCCGGTGCCGACATGGCCCAAGCCCGGCGCAAACTGGCCTGGTATACCCAACGCCCGGCCTATGCCGGGATCAAGGCGCAGGATGACCAGGCGTTCCATGCCATCTGGCACCAGTTCTACAACAGCCCTTATCAGTTCGTGGCCATCCAGCAGTTGGCCAAGTGGTTTCATCCGACACTGTTTACCGACCTGGACCCTGAAGCCTCGTTTCGCGAATTGCACGAGCGATTCCTGCCGGTGCCCTATGAGCCGGGTTACTTCGTGAGCCTCAAGCCATGA
- a CDS encoding MDR family oxidoreductase, with product MTFKALLASKTGDTLSTRLVDFEDEDLMPGDVTVAVEYSTVNYKDAMALTGRSPIIRKFPLIPGIDFAGVVESSTYPGIVAGDRVLANGWGLSQTHHGGFAQRARVSGDWLVKVPAAFSARDAMAIGTAGYTAMLSVLALEHGGLTPARGDILVTGANGGSGSVAIALLSKLGYRVIASTGRLEEADYLRALGANEIIDRHTLSAPGAPISEERWAGAIDSVGSHTLANVLAHTRYRGVVAAFGLAQGADLPASVLPFILRNITLAGIDSVNAPQQIRLQAWSRLASDLDLDKLARTSKVVGLGDVPDIASRVLAGKIQGRTIVDVNA from the coding sequence ATGACATTCAAGGCACTGCTCGCCAGCAAGACCGGTGACACCCTTTCAACCCGCTTGGTTGACTTTGAGGACGAGGATTTGATGCCGGGCGACGTCACCGTCGCGGTCGAATACTCAACGGTGAACTACAAGGACGCGATGGCGCTCACTGGCCGGTCACCGATCATCCGCAAGTTTCCGCTGATTCCGGGGATCGACTTTGCCGGGGTCGTAGAGTCGTCGACCTATCCCGGCATTGTGGCCGGCGACCGTGTGCTGGCCAACGGCTGGGGACTCAGCCAGACTCACCACGGCGGCTTCGCCCAAAGGGCACGGGTGAGCGGTGATTGGCTGGTCAAGGTTCCCGCAGCGTTTTCGGCCCGGGATGCCATGGCCATCGGCACAGCGGGGTACACCGCAATGCTGTCCGTGCTGGCACTGGAACATGGCGGTCTGACGCCTGCGCGCGGCGACATCCTGGTGACCGGCGCCAATGGCGGCTCTGGATCGGTGGCGATTGCCCTGCTGTCCAAACTGGGCTATCGCGTGATCGCGTCGACCGGGCGGCTTGAAGAAGCCGATTACCTGCGCGCGCTCGGCGCGAACGAAATCATCGACCGCCACACCCTGTCCGCACCGGGCGCACCGATTTCCGAAGAGCGCTGGGCGGGCGCCATTGACTCGGTCGGCAGCCATACGTTGGCTAACGTGCTGGCGCATACCCGGTATCGTGGCGTGGTCGCGGCCTTCGGACTTGCACAAGGCGCGGATCTGCCCGCCTCTGTGCTCCCCTTCATCCTGCGCAACATCACCCTTGCTGGCATTGATTCGGTCAATGCGCCTCAGCAGATACGGCTGCAGGCTTGGTCGCGCCTTGCCAGTGACTTGGATCTGGACAAGCTTGCCCGAACCTCAAAGGTGGTTGGCCTCGGCGATGTTCCTGACATCGCCAGCCGCGTGCTCGCAGGGAAAATTCAGGGGCGCACCATCGTTGACGTGAACGCGTGA
- a CDS encoding SDR family NAD(P)-dependent oxidoreductase, translating into MASAQRLLAEGWRVQGLSRRAAGIDHPRFHWIECDLSDLQALDQALQPIETVDAIVHAAGFMRTAPLGQLQPQDGQAMWQVHVAAASHLVNTLHPGARIVMIGSRTMQGVVKRPARGL; encoded by the coding sequence ATGGCCAGCGCGCAACGCCTGCTGGCAGAAGGCTGGCGTGTGCAGGGGCTGAGTCGCCGCGCTGCCGGTATCGACCATCCGCGCTTTCACTGGATTGAATGCGATCTGAGTGACTTGCAGGCCTTGGATCAAGCCTTGCAGCCCATCGAAACGGTGGATGCCATCGTCCACGCGGCAGGTTTCATGCGTACCGCCCCGTTGGGGCAGTTGCAGCCGCAGGATGGCCAAGCCATGTGGCAGGTTCACGTGGCGGCGGCGAGCCATTTGGTCAACACCCTGCACCCCGGCGCCCGAATCGTGATGATCGGCAGCCGCACGATGCAAGGCGTCGTGAAAAGACCTGCGCGGGGTCTTTAG
- a CDS encoding TetR/AcrR family transcriptional regulator yields the protein MKVTKAQAQANREHIVETASVLFRERGFDGVGLVDLMGAAGFTHGGFYKHFGSKADLMAEAAASSLSRSLAGTEALDIQTFIDIYVSRDHRDRRGEGCTMAALCGDAARQSDELKRAFAEGIDRMLQALVQKSPTVEDAAPGETRAKMIDVLAHAVGAMVLSRACPDDSPLADEILEVCHARISASLPVSPGSEQ from the coding sequence GTGAAAGTGACCAAAGCGCAGGCGCAGGCAAATCGCGAGCACATCGTCGAGACGGCCTCCGTGTTGTTTCGTGAGCGGGGGTTTGACGGCGTAGGTTTGGTGGATCTCATGGGGGCCGCCGGGTTCACCCACGGAGGTTTCTACAAACATTTCGGCTCAAAGGCCGATCTGATGGCCGAGGCTGCAGCCAGCAGTCTTTCCCGGTCGCTCGCCGGCACCGAGGCGCTTGATATTCAGACGTTCATCGATATCTACGTGTCGAGGGATCACCGTGACCGGCGTGGCGAGGGCTGCACCATGGCGGCCCTGTGTGGAGACGCCGCGCGTCAGTCGGATGAGCTGAAGCGTGCATTCGCCGAAGGCATAGACCGCATGCTGCAAGCGCTGGTGCAAAAGTCTCCGACCGTCGAAGACGCTGCGCCGGGCGAGACGAGAGCGAAGATGATCGACGTACTGGCTCATGCCGTTGGCGCGATGGTGTTGTCGCGAGCGTGTCCGGATGATTCGCCGCTCGCCGATGAAATACTCGAGGTTTGCCACGCCCGGATATCGGCTTCCTTGCCGGTATCGCCAGGCAGCGAGCAATAG
- a CDS encoding ABC transporter ATP-binding protein, with protein sequence MVKIQLQDLGARYGQRTIIRGVTTAAFTGGQVVAVVGPNAAGKSTLFKRMAGLIDGPGQVILQDSKKGRQGICYMPQGLNASARLTVYESVLLARKQLSPQWTVHDDELNLVDEMLEALGISDLSFRNLGELSGGQQQLVSIAQTLVREPEVLLMDEPTSALDMHRQVQVLNFMGALARQQQVIVFIALHDLNQALRFADQVLVIADGTAQGSGASHEVITERMLREVYQVEARIEQCSRGQRHILIDGIT encoded by the coding sequence ATGGTGAAGATTCAGCTGCAAGACCTGGGTGCCCGCTATGGCCAGCGCACGATCATCCGTGGCGTTACCACCGCCGCGTTCACCGGCGGCCAGGTGGTCGCGGTGGTGGGGCCCAATGCGGCGGGCAAGTCCACCTTGTTCAAACGCATGGCCGGGCTGATCGACGGGCCTGGACAGGTGATCCTGCAGGACTCGAAAAAGGGCCGGCAGGGCATCTGCTACATGCCCCAGGGCTTGAATGCCAGTGCGCGGTTGACGGTCTACGAATCGGTACTCCTGGCCCGCAAGCAACTGTCGCCGCAATGGACCGTCCACGATGACGAGTTGAACCTGGTCGACGAAATGCTCGAGGCCCTTGGCATCAGCGACTTGTCCTTTCGCAACCTCGGCGAACTCAGCGGCGGCCAGCAGCAACTGGTGTCCATCGCCCAGACCTTGGTGCGCGAACCGGAAGTCCTGCTGATGGACGAACCCACCAGCGCCCTCGACATGCATCGCCAGGTGCAAGTGTTGAACTTCATGGGCGCACTGGCCCGCCAACAGCAGGTCATCGTGTTTATTGCCCTGCATGACCTGAACCAGGCGTTGCGCTTTGCCGACCAGGTATTGGTGATTGCCGACGGCACCGCCCAAGGCAGCGGCGCGAGTCATGAGGTGATCACCGAACGCATGCTGCGCGAGGTGTACCAGGTTGAGGCGCGGATCGAGCAGTGCAGTCGGGGACAACGGCATATTTTGATCGACGGCATAACTTGA
- a CDS encoding FecCD family ABC transporter permease, with product MSAVIQRDTYRALVLRKRLILGGLLLLLLCSVLLDLALGPARYSFNEVLGALFAPDSAPAQVRVVMWDIRLPIALMAVAVGAALSLAGAQMQTILNNPLASPFTLGISAAASFGAAMGLAFGVALFPLAAQYMVPVNAFIMAMLSALLIHFLSMRRGVTAETIVLLGIALVFTFNALLALVQFFATEQAVAAVVFWTMGSLTKATWPKLGVICLVIVITLPIFAKRAWALTALRLGDDKAASFGINVRSLRFQTLIMVSLLASFPVAFVGTIGFIGLVGPHIARMLIGEDQRFFLPASLLTGALILSASSVVSKTLIPGAIFPIGVVTSLIGVPFFISLILSGKKNTW from the coding sequence ATGAGTGCCGTGATCCAACGCGACACCTACCGGGCCCTGGTGCTGCGCAAACGCCTGATCCTCGGTGGCCTGCTCTTGCTGCTGTTGTGCAGTGTGCTGCTTGACCTGGCCCTGGGGCCGGCGCGCTACAGCTTCAATGAAGTACTCGGTGCACTGTTTGCGCCGGACAGTGCGCCGGCACAGGTTCGCGTGGTGATGTGGGACATCCGCCTGCCGATCGCCCTGATGGCCGTTGCCGTGGGTGCGGCGTTGTCACTGGCCGGCGCGCAGATGCAGACCATCCTCAATAACCCGCTGGCCAGCCCCTTCACCTTGGGCATTTCCGCCGCCGCCAGTTTTGGTGCAGCCATGGGGCTGGCGTTTGGTGTGGCGCTGTTTCCGTTGGCGGCGCAGTACATGGTGCCGGTCAACGCGTTCATCATGGCCATGCTGTCGGCGTTGCTGATTCACTTCCTGAGCATGCGTCGCGGGGTCACCGCGGAAACCATCGTGCTATTGGGTATTGCCCTGGTCTTCACGTTTAACGCGTTATTGGCCCTGGTGCAGTTTTTCGCCACCGAGCAAGCCGTGGCGGCCGTGGTGTTCTGGACCATGGGCAGCCTGACCAAAGCCACCTGGCCCAAACTCGGGGTGATCTGCCTGGTGATCGTGATCACCCTGCCGATCTTTGCCAAGCGCGCCTGGGCCCTGACCGCACTGCGACTGGGGGACGACAAGGCCGCCAGCTTCGGGATCAACGTACGCAGCCTGCGTTTTCAGACGCTGATCATGGTCAGCCTGCTCGCCTCGTTCCCCGTGGCCTTTGTGGGCACCATCGGCTTTATCGGGCTGGTCGGCCCGCATATTGCGCGGATGTTGATCGGCGAGGACCAACGCTTCTTCCTTCCGGCCTCGCTGCTGACCGGCGCACTGATTCTGTCCGCCAGTTCAGTGGTGAGCAAAACCCTGATCCCCGGCGCCATCTTCCCGATCGGGGTGGTCACTTCGCTGATCGGCGTGCCGTTCTTCATATCACTGATCCTCAGCGGGAAGAAAAACACATGGTGA
- a CDS encoding amidase — protein sequence MSVKRPSKTDFLIAAEDHGYHLTDSQMEAFLNLADETLNSYEAIDALYAANVAQQPPEREYNKAAEADNLHGAWYVKTRIVGAAQGPLAGKTVVIKDNVSVAGVPMANGSLSLDGYIPSEDATVVKRLLAAGATVVGKSVCEDLCFSGASFTSASGPVKNPWDLTRNAGGSSSGSAVLVALGQVDMAIGGDQGGSIRMPSAWSGIVGHKPTYGLVPYTGAFPIERTIDHVGPMANNVRDVAAMLDVIAGADGLDSRQKNPPAVNCLATLEQGVAGLKIGLLREGFAIPGMSEPQVDALVKAAVAQLESLGASVGEASAPWHTGVALDLWNVIATDGAAYQMLQGNGYGMNVDGYYDPDIMSYFGEKRREHADALSSSVRAVALTGHYSLKNLHGAYYAKARMLVPELTRQYDEAFKDFDVLVMPTMPFVATPLTAADAPVEEYVHSALDMLANTAPFDLTGHPATSIPAGLADGLPVAMMIVAPRFQDALALRVAQAYEHARGVFPKPPAL from the coding sequence ATGTCCGTAAAACGCCCCAGCAAAACCGACTTTCTGATTGCCGCCGAAGACCACGGTTATCACCTGACAGATAGCCAGATGGAGGCCTTCCTCAACCTGGCCGATGAAACGTTGAATTCCTACGAAGCCATCGATGCGCTCTACGCTGCCAACGTCGCGCAGCAACCGCCTGAACGCGAATACAACAAAGCCGCCGAGGCAGACAACCTGCACGGCGCCTGGTACGTGAAAACCCGAATCGTCGGCGCGGCGCAAGGCCCGTTGGCCGGCAAGACGGTGGTCATCAAGGACAATGTGTCGGTGGCTGGCGTGCCCATGGCTAACGGCTCATTGAGCCTGGACGGTTATATCCCGTCCGAAGACGCCACTGTGGTCAAACGCTTGCTGGCGGCCGGGGCCACGGTGGTGGGCAAGTCGGTGTGTGAAGACTTGTGTTTTTCCGGGGCAAGTTTTACCTCCGCCAGCGGCCCGGTTAAAAACCCCTGGGACCTGACGCGCAACGCAGGCGGTTCGTCCAGCGGCAGTGCGGTGCTGGTGGCGCTTGGCCAAGTCGACATGGCCATCGGCGGCGATCAGGGCGGTTCGATCCGGATGCCGTCGGCCTGGAGCGGCATCGTCGGGCACAAGCCGACTTACGGCCTGGTGCCTTACACCGGCGCTTTTCCGATTGAGCGGACCATCGACCATGTGGGCCCGATGGCCAATAACGTACGCGATGTGGCAGCGATGCTCGATGTCATTGCGGGGGCCGATGGGCTTGATTCCCGGCAGAAAAATCCGCCAGCGGTCAACTGCCTCGCGACGCTGGAGCAGGGCGTGGCCGGCTTGAAAATCGGCTTGCTGCGAGAAGGTTTTGCGATCCCGGGAATGTCCGAGCCGCAGGTGGATGCCCTGGTCAAGGCGGCGGTTGCCCAGCTTGAAAGCCTGGGCGCCAGCGTCGGCGAAGCAAGCGCGCCGTGGCACACGGGCGTGGCGTTGGATCTGTGGAACGTGATTGCCACTGACGGCGCGGCGTATCAGATGTTGCAGGGCAATGGTTACGGCATGAACGTCGACGGTTATTACGACCCGGACATCATGAGTTACTTCGGCGAAAAACGCCGCGAACACGCCGATGCGTTGTCCAGTAGCGTGCGAGCGGTTGCGTTGACCGGTCACTACAGCCTGAAAAACCTGCATGGCGCCTACTACGCCAAGGCGCGGATGCTGGTACCGGAGCTGACGCGCCAGTACGACGAGGCATTCAAGGATTTTGACGTGTTGGTGATGCCCACCATGCCCTTCGTAGCCACGCCGTTGACCGCCGCGGACGCACCCGTGGAGGAGTACGTGCACAGTGCACTGGACATGCTTGCCAATACCGCGCCGTTTGACCTCACGGGGCACCCCGCGACATCGATCCCGGCGGGGCTTGCGGACGGCTTGCCGGTCGCCATGATGATCGTTGCTCCGCGCTTCCAGGACGCCCTCGCACTGCGCGTTGCCCAGGCCTACGAACACGCCCGCGGCGTATTCCCTAAACCCCCGGCGCTGTAA
- a CDS encoding alpha/beta fold hydrolase: MSYSHLTAPTLYIDVDGETFAYRRWGNDKTDQPALFLLQHFRGGMDHWDPIMTDGLAAGREVILYNGRGIASSSGEPRNRIELMADDAAAVIRALGLSTVDVLGFSLGGFIAQDLTRRHPDLVRKLMLLGTGPRGGNPDSDPGVLEAAPRPIPTVDDFLFLFFGRSEAARQAGLAFWERRHQRVDQDPPSSVQVMQAQIEAHMHFMPKLDPNDPFNHLRAIKQPTFILNGMNDVMIPTVNSWYMAQNIPNAQLFLYPDAGHGAQFQCPERFLKHAIAFLSE, translated from the coding sequence ATGAGCTATAGCCATCTAACCGCCCCTACCCTGTATATCGACGTCGATGGCGAGACATTTGCCTATCGCCGCTGGGGCAATGACAAGACAGATCAGCCTGCGCTGTTCCTCCTCCAGCATTTCCGTGGCGGCATGGATCATTGGGACCCCATCATGACGGATGGGCTGGCGGCAGGGCGCGAGGTCATCCTCTACAACGGTCGCGGCATTGCCTCTTCTTCCGGAGAGCCGCGTAACCGAATTGAGCTGATGGCCGACGACGCTGCCGCAGTGATCCGCGCACTCGGTCTATCAACAGTCGATGTGCTGGGTTTCTCGCTTGGCGGTTTTATCGCCCAGGACCTGACACGACGCCATCCCGACCTCGTGCGCAAACTGATGCTGCTGGGTACCGGGCCTCGTGGCGGTAATCCGGACTCAGACCCTGGCGTGCTGGAGGCCGCACCACGGCCCATTCCCACAGTGGACGATTTTCTGTTTCTGTTTTTCGGTCGCTCCGAGGCGGCGCGGCAGGCAGGGCTCGCGTTCTGGGAGCGCCGTCATCAGCGTGTCGACCAGGATCCACCCAGCTCTGTGCAGGTGATGCAGGCACAGATCGAAGCCCACATGCACTTTATGCCCAAGCTGGACCCAAATGATCCCTTCAATCATCTGCGCGCTATCAAACAGCCAACGTTCATCCTGAACGGCATGAATGACGTCATGATTCCAACAGTCAACTCCTGGTACATGGCCCAGAACATCCCGAACGCCCAGTTATTCCTGTACCCGGATGCGGGCCACGGCGCCCAATTCCAATGCCCTGAGCGCTTTCTGAAACACGCCATCGCGTTCCTCAGCGAATGA
- a CDS encoding SCP2 sterol-binding domain-containing protein — protein MLKFKFLLWALTKLFQRAIKKNPGCAKFVKGKSLVFQIRTEDGVGRYFTVANGKIKSAAGLTQKPAFTLSFRNTERGFAILSAKDSKDEFLTGLHTGDLKISGDFVEVMWFQGLTEYLQPAKDPAQVFSRRLASCGCRSSRFGRRGAGC, from the coding sequence ATGCTGAAGTTTAAATTTTTGTTGTGGGCGCTGACCAAGCTGTTTCAGCGGGCCATCAAGAAAAACCCCGGCTGCGCAAAATTTGTTAAAGGCAAGTCGTTGGTCTTTCAGATTCGAACAGAGGATGGCGTGGGTCGCTACTTCACCGTTGCGAACGGAAAGATAAAATCCGCCGCAGGTTTAACGCAAAAGCCGGCATTCACGCTGTCGTTTAGAAACACAGAAAGAGGCTTCGCCATTCTGTCGGCTAAAGACAGCAAGGATGAATTCCTGACGGGGTTGCATACAGGCGATCTGAAAATCAGCGGTGATTTTGTCGAGGTGATGTGGTTCCAGGGATTAACAGAATACTTGCAGCCGGCTAAAGACCCCGCGCAGGTCTTTTCACGACGCCTTGCATCGTGCGGCTGCCGATCATCACGATTCGGGCGCCGGGGTGCAGGGTGTTGA